One region of Acanthopagrus latus isolate v.2019 chromosome 24, fAcaLat1.1, whole genome shotgun sequence genomic DNA includes:
- the gk gene encoding glycerol kinase isoform X1 produces the protein MNGTMAASSHRIMLGPLVAAIDQGTSSTRFLVFNSKTAELLSHHQVEIKQSFPKEGWVEEDPKEILQSVYECMERTCEKLTQLNIDISNIKAIGVTNQRETTLVWDKETGEPLYNAIVWLDLRTQSTVERLINKTPGRNKNHLKHKTGLPISTYFSAVKLRWLMDNVDDVREAVVCHRAMFGTVDSWLIWCLTGGKKGGVHCTDVTNASRTMLFNIHTMDWDPELCKYFGIPMEILPRVRSSSEIYGLMKICSSRKSGALSGIPISGCLGDQSAALVGQMCFQDGQAKNTYGTGCFLLRNTGPKPVMSDHGLLTTVAYKLGRDKPACYALEGSVAIAGAVVRWLQDNLGIIGSSEELEKLAASVGTSYGCYFVPAFSGLYAPYWEPSARGIICGLTQFTNKSHLAFAALEAVCFQTREILDAMNQDSGIPLTQLQVDGGMTSNRLLMQLQADILCIPVVKPSMPETTALGAAMAAGAAEGVSVWSLNPEDLSEVTSEKFEPQINPEESEFRYARWKKAVQKSMNWETTEPVGNGNGETSIFSSAPLGFYIMGSMLMLVGARYLAGHD, from the exons ATGAACGGCACCATGGCCGCGTCCTCACACCGGATAATGCTGGGCCCGCTGGTCGCTGCCATAGACCAGGGAACGAGCTCCACCAGGTTTTTG gTGTTTAATTCCAAAACAGCAGAGCTCCTCAGCCACCATCAGGTGGAGATCAAGCAGAGCTTCCCAAAAGAAGG CTGGGTGGAGGAGGACCCCAAAGAGATCCTGCAGTCTGTGTACGAGTGCATGGAGCGGACGTGCGAGAAGCTCACCCAGCTCAACATCGACATCTCAAACATTAAAG CTATCGGAGTGACCAACCAAAGAGAGACCACACTGGTTTGGGATAAGGAGACCGGGGAGCCGCTCTACAATGCTATCG TGTGGCTCGACCTGCGGACTCAGTCGACAGTCGAACGTCTTATTAACAAAACTCCAGGAAGGAATAAGAACCACCTGAAG cataAAACAGGACTCCCGATCAGCACTTACTTCAGCGCAGTGAAACTCCGCTGGCTGATGGACAACGTAGACGATGTCCGGGAAGCCGTCGTGTGTCACCGCGCCATGTTCGGCACCGTGGACTCCTGGCTCATCTGG TGTTTgacaggagggaagaaaggCGGCGTCCACTGCACAGATGTGACCAACGCCAGCAGAACCATGCTGTTTAACATTCACACCATGGACTGGGACCCAGAACTTTGCAA ATATTTTGGTATTCCCATGGAGATCTTGCCCAGAGTGAGAAGCTCCTCCGAAATATATGGTCTCATG AAAATATGTTCTAGCCGG AAATCCGGAGCTCTCTCAGGTATCCCCATTTCAGGG TGTCTCGGGGATCAGTCAGCAGCGCTGGTtggacagatgtgttttcaggaCGGACAGGCGAAAAACAC GTACGGAACCGGCTGCTTCCTGCTGCGAAACACTGGACCGAAG CCTGTGATGTCAGATCACGGCCTGCTGACCACTGTGGCGTACAAACTCGGCCGGGACAAACCTGCCTGTTACGCACTAGAG GGCTCTGTGGCCATCGCGGGAGCTGTGGTCCGTTGGCTGCAGGACAACCTCGGGATCATCGGATCGTCAGAAGAGCTCG AGAAGCTGGCCGCATCAGTCGGAACATCCTACGGTTGTTACTTTGTTCCTGCGTTTTCGGGTCTTTATGCACCGTACTGGGAGCCCAGTGCGAGAGG GATCATTTGTGGGTTAACTCAGTTTACAAACAAGAGTCATCTTGCGTTCGCTGCCCTGGAAGCTGTTTGTTTCCAGACACGAGAG ATCCTGGACGCCATGAACCAGGACAGCGGCATCCCGCTGACTCAGCTCCAGGTGGACGGAGGAATGACGTCCAACAGGCTGCTGATGCAGCTGCAGGCGGACATTCTCTGCATCCCTGTCG TGAAGCCGTCCATGCCTGAGACCACGGCTCTGGGTGCAGCGATGGCAGCGGGGGCAGCGGAAGGCGTGAGCGTCTGGAGTCTGAACCCAGAGGACCTGAGCGAAGTCACGTCGGAGAAGTTCGAGCCTCAGATCAACCCTGAAG AAAGTGAGTTCCGGTACGCTCGATGGAAGAAGGCGGTGCAGAAGTCCATGAACTGGGAGACGACGGAGCCGGTCGGTAATGGAAACG GTGAAACGAGCATCTTCAGCAGCGCCCCGCTGGGCTTCTACATCATGGgcagcatgctgatgttagtcGGTGCACGATACCTGGCAG GCCACGACTAG
- the mtrf1 gene encoding peptide chain release factor 1, mitochondrial isoform X1, with protein MSSAVLQSMRKLAKHVFGGRLIHQHKVNTSQMFVSRWSRICTLCSRVAFCSRGGGRWRTLTGHRHASLTEEPHWVTPAPTRFYHSQFGDLYKNESVQRYLQQLMDEYKELSERLQQAHLNETDRKVLMKRHTELLPVANVFERIEQALGDLEEVLSLLHSSAGAKDEDEQLTQLLKEEEAQMSRRIVTLREDLIKALVPSDPLDSSNILLEVVAGRTTGGDICQQFTREMFDMYQGFAWYKNWDFEVLNYTPAEYGGLHHAAVRIAGESVYRHLKHEGGTHRVQRIPEVGLSSRMQRIHTGTMTVIILPQPVEFDVHIDPKDLRIDTFRSRGAGGQSVNTTDSAVRVVHLPTGIIAECQQTRSQLQNRDRAMRMLKARLYQSMMGKETEQRHTARKQQVGSRSQSDRIRSYNFSQDRVTDHRTGYVTRDIKEFMKGGEALHDLICDVLKHLETEALLEVVESSSSLKPTESGRSAD; from the exons ATGAGCTCAGCCGTTCTTCAGTCCATGAGAAAGCTTGCCAAGCACGTTTTCGGTGGCAGACTCATTCATCAACACAAGGTGAACACAAG TCAAATGTTCGTAAGTCGCTGGTCTCGGATCTGCACTTTGTGTAGCCGCGTAGCTTtttgcagcagaggaggaggaagatggaggacacTGACAGGACACAGACATGCTAGCCTGACAGAGGAGCCACACTGGGTTACACCAGCACCGACACGCTTCTATCACAGTCAGTTTGGGGATTTATACAAGAACGAGTCTGTTCAGAGgtatctgcagcagctcatgGATGAATATAAGGAGCTAAGTGAGAGGCTACAACAAGCTCACCTCAACGAGACGGACAGAAAGGTGCTCatgaagagacacacagagctgctgcctgtGGCTAATGTGTTTGAGAGGATCGAACAAGCCCTGGGAGACCTGGAGGAAGTCCTGTCACTGCTGCACA GTTCTGCTGGTgctaaagatgaagatgaacagTTAACCCAGCTgctgaaagaggaggaggcacaGATGTCCCGCAGGATTGTGACCCTGAGAGAAGAT CTGATCAAAGCTCTGGTGCCCTCCGACCCTCTGGACTCCAGTAATATTCTGCTGGAGGTCGTAGCAGGACGGACAACAGGAG GTGACATCTGTCAGCAGTTCACCAGAGAGATGTTCGACATGTACCAGGGGTTCGCCTGGTACAAGAACTGGGACTTTGAGGTTCTGAACTACACACCTGCTGAATATG GTGGTTTGCATCATGCAGCGGTGAGAATAGCTGGTGAGAGTGTGTACAGACACCTGAAGCATGAAGGAGGAACTCACCGGGTGCAGAGGATCCCTGAGGTGGGCCTCTCCTCCAGGATGCAGCGTATCCACACGGGGACCATGACAGTCATCATCCTTCCTCAGCCAGTGGAG TTTGATGTCCACATCGATCCAAAGGATCTTCGCATCGATACATTCAGATCTCGAGGTGCTGGAGGTCAAAGTGTGAACACAACAGACAGCGCAGTGCGCGTCGTTCATCTTcccactg GTATTATAGCTGAGTGTCAGCAGACTCGCTCTCAGCtgcagaacagagacagagccaTGCGTATGCTGAAGGCCCGCCTCTACCAGAGCATGATGGGtaaagagacagaacagaggCACACAGCACGAAAACAGCAG GTGGGCTCACGCTCTCAGTCAGACAGGATTCGTTCCTACAACTTCAGCCAGGATCGTGTCACAGATCACAGGACTGGATATGTTACAAGAGACATTAAG GAGTTCATGAAAGGAGGCGAAGCGCTCCATGATCTGATCTGTGACGTCCTCAAACACTTAGAGACGGAGGCTctgctggaggtggtggagagcagcagcagtctgaaacCGACAGAGTCCGGACGATCTGCAGACTGA
- the mtrf1 gene encoding peptide chain release factor 1, mitochondrial isoform X2 encodes MFVSRWSRICTLCSRVAFCSRGGGRWRTLTGHRHASLTEEPHWVTPAPTRFYHSQFGDLYKNESVQRYLQQLMDEYKELSERLQQAHLNETDRKVLMKRHTELLPVANVFERIEQALGDLEEVLSLLHSSAGAKDEDEQLTQLLKEEEAQMSRRIVTLREDLIKALVPSDPLDSSNILLEVVAGRTTGGDICQQFTREMFDMYQGFAWYKNWDFEVLNYTPAEYGGLHHAAVRIAGESVYRHLKHEGGTHRVQRIPEVGLSSRMQRIHTGTMTVIILPQPVEFDVHIDPKDLRIDTFRSRGAGGQSVNTTDSAVRVVHLPTGIIAECQQTRSQLQNRDRAMRMLKARLYQSMMGKETEQRHTARKQQVGSRSQSDRIRSYNFSQDRVTDHRTGYVTRDIKEFMKGGEALHDLICDVLKHLETEALLEVVESSSSLKPTESGRSAD; translated from the exons ATGTTCGTAAGTCGCTGGTCTCGGATCTGCACTTTGTGTAGCCGCGTAGCTTtttgcagcagaggaggaggaagatggaggacacTGACAGGACACAGACATGCTAGCCTGACAGAGGAGCCACACTGGGTTACACCAGCACCGACACGCTTCTATCACAGTCAGTTTGGGGATTTATACAAGAACGAGTCTGTTCAGAGgtatctgcagcagctcatgGATGAATATAAGGAGCTAAGTGAGAGGCTACAACAAGCTCACCTCAACGAGACGGACAGAAAGGTGCTCatgaagagacacacagagctgctgcctgtGGCTAATGTGTTTGAGAGGATCGAACAAGCCCTGGGAGACCTGGAGGAAGTCCTGTCACTGCTGCACA GTTCTGCTGGTgctaaagatgaagatgaacagTTAACCCAGCTgctgaaagaggaggaggcacaGATGTCCCGCAGGATTGTGACCCTGAGAGAAGAT CTGATCAAAGCTCTGGTGCCCTCCGACCCTCTGGACTCCAGTAATATTCTGCTGGAGGTCGTAGCAGGACGGACAACAGGAG GTGACATCTGTCAGCAGTTCACCAGAGAGATGTTCGACATGTACCAGGGGTTCGCCTGGTACAAGAACTGGGACTTTGAGGTTCTGAACTACACACCTGCTGAATATG GTGGTTTGCATCATGCAGCGGTGAGAATAGCTGGTGAGAGTGTGTACAGACACCTGAAGCATGAAGGAGGAACTCACCGGGTGCAGAGGATCCCTGAGGTGGGCCTCTCCTCCAGGATGCAGCGTATCCACACGGGGACCATGACAGTCATCATCCTTCCTCAGCCAGTGGAG TTTGATGTCCACATCGATCCAAAGGATCTTCGCATCGATACATTCAGATCTCGAGGTGCTGGAGGTCAAAGTGTGAACACAACAGACAGCGCAGTGCGCGTCGTTCATCTTcccactg GTATTATAGCTGAGTGTCAGCAGACTCGCTCTCAGCtgcagaacagagacagagccaTGCGTATGCTGAAGGCCCGCCTCTACCAGAGCATGATGGGtaaagagacagaacagaggCACACAGCACGAAAACAGCAG GTGGGCTCACGCTCTCAGTCAGACAGGATTCGTTCCTACAACTTCAGCCAGGATCGTGTCACAGATCACAGGACTGGATATGTTACAAGAGACATTAAG GAGTTCATGAAAGGAGGCGAAGCGCTCCATGATCTGATCTGTGACGTCCTCAAACACTTAGAGACGGAGGCTctgctggaggtggtggagagcagcagcagtctgaaacCGACAGAGTCCGGACGATCTGCAGACTGA
- the gk gene encoding glycerol kinase isoform X2 has translation MNGTMAASSHRIMLGPLVAAIDQGTSSTRFLVFNSKTAELLSHHQVEIKQSFPKEGWVEEDPKEILQSVYECMERTCEKLTQLNIDISNIKAIGVTNQRETTLVWDKETGEPLYNAIVWLDLRTQSTVERLINKTPGRNKNHLKHKTGLPISTYFSAVKLRWLMDNVDDVREAVVCHRAMFGTVDSWLIWCLTGGKKGGVHCTDVTNASRTMLFNIHTMDWDPELCKYFGIPMEILPRVRSSSEIYGLMKSGALSGIPISGCLGDQSAALVGQMCFQDGQAKNTYGTGCFLLRNTGPKPVMSDHGLLTTVAYKLGRDKPACYALEGSVAIAGAVVRWLQDNLGIIGSSEELEKLAASVGTSYGCYFVPAFSGLYAPYWEPSARGIICGLTQFTNKSHLAFAALEAVCFQTREILDAMNQDSGIPLTQLQVDGGMTSNRLLMQLQADILCIPVVKPSMPETTALGAAMAAGAAEGVSVWSLNPEDLSEVTSEKFEPQINPEESEFRYARWKKAVQKSMNWETTEPVGNGNGETSIFSSAPLGFYIMGSMLMLVGARYLAGHD, from the exons ATGAACGGCACCATGGCCGCGTCCTCACACCGGATAATGCTGGGCCCGCTGGTCGCTGCCATAGACCAGGGAACGAGCTCCACCAGGTTTTTG gTGTTTAATTCCAAAACAGCAGAGCTCCTCAGCCACCATCAGGTGGAGATCAAGCAGAGCTTCCCAAAAGAAGG CTGGGTGGAGGAGGACCCCAAAGAGATCCTGCAGTCTGTGTACGAGTGCATGGAGCGGACGTGCGAGAAGCTCACCCAGCTCAACATCGACATCTCAAACATTAAAG CTATCGGAGTGACCAACCAAAGAGAGACCACACTGGTTTGGGATAAGGAGACCGGGGAGCCGCTCTACAATGCTATCG TGTGGCTCGACCTGCGGACTCAGTCGACAGTCGAACGTCTTATTAACAAAACTCCAGGAAGGAATAAGAACCACCTGAAG cataAAACAGGACTCCCGATCAGCACTTACTTCAGCGCAGTGAAACTCCGCTGGCTGATGGACAACGTAGACGATGTCCGGGAAGCCGTCGTGTGTCACCGCGCCATGTTCGGCACCGTGGACTCCTGGCTCATCTGG TGTTTgacaggagggaagaaaggCGGCGTCCACTGCACAGATGTGACCAACGCCAGCAGAACCATGCTGTTTAACATTCACACCATGGACTGGGACCCAGAACTTTGCAA ATATTTTGGTATTCCCATGGAGATCTTGCCCAGAGTGAGAAGCTCCTCCGAAATATATGGTCTCATG AAATCCGGAGCTCTCTCAGGTATCCCCATTTCAGGG TGTCTCGGGGATCAGTCAGCAGCGCTGGTtggacagatgtgttttcaggaCGGACAGGCGAAAAACAC GTACGGAACCGGCTGCTTCCTGCTGCGAAACACTGGACCGAAG CCTGTGATGTCAGATCACGGCCTGCTGACCACTGTGGCGTACAAACTCGGCCGGGACAAACCTGCCTGTTACGCACTAGAG GGCTCTGTGGCCATCGCGGGAGCTGTGGTCCGTTGGCTGCAGGACAACCTCGGGATCATCGGATCGTCAGAAGAGCTCG AGAAGCTGGCCGCATCAGTCGGAACATCCTACGGTTGTTACTTTGTTCCTGCGTTTTCGGGTCTTTATGCACCGTACTGGGAGCCCAGTGCGAGAGG GATCATTTGTGGGTTAACTCAGTTTACAAACAAGAGTCATCTTGCGTTCGCTGCCCTGGAAGCTGTTTGTTTCCAGACACGAGAG ATCCTGGACGCCATGAACCAGGACAGCGGCATCCCGCTGACTCAGCTCCAGGTGGACGGAGGAATGACGTCCAACAGGCTGCTGATGCAGCTGCAGGCGGACATTCTCTGCATCCCTGTCG TGAAGCCGTCCATGCCTGAGACCACGGCTCTGGGTGCAGCGATGGCAGCGGGGGCAGCGGAAGGCGTGAGCGTCTGGAGTCTGAACCCAGAGGACCTGAGCGAAGTCACGTCGGAGAAGTTCGAGCCTCAGATCAACCCTGAAG AAAGTGAGTTCCGGTACGCTCGATGGAAGAAGGCGGTGCAGAAGTCCATGAACTGGGAGACGACGGAGCCGGTCGGTAATGGAAACG GTGAAACGAGCATCTTCAGCAGCGCCCCGCTGGGCTTCTACATCATGGgcagcatgctgatgttagtcGGTGCACGATACCTGGCAG GCCACGACTAG
- the wbp4 gene encoding WW domain-binding protein 4 translates to MADYWKSQPRKFCQYCKCWIADNKPSVEFHERGKNHKENVAAKISEIKKKSIDKAKQEEKQSKAFAAMEEAAMKAYQEDLKRMEREAAGLPPIETPEPRVKPQVRPQVKPQGNPQAKPQSKKQQFKGRANKKPREQTAQQVWVEGRSEDGNTYYYNTITGESQWENPESSQGESSASVQAVQPESSSPWMEAVSPDGYTYYYNSETGESSWEKPADFPSNVASGSEPTKEEECPEEPATPQPESLSGGEESSNGAPPSQEAEPPEEASQQPKVPKISFRKRKAEAEPVEQEEEDKASDDAPKEDAEETKKEEMVQSVTAEPEEKKEVPQSVTQAKRPKATNPYGTWEKIQEEDDPYASVDLQLPQVEGSAASAAGDLPPEPKPKFKERIITSLGDEGGPASFRKNKTQNGKNRSLRQRDNDD, encoded by the exons AT GGCTGACTACTGGAAGTCACAACCGAGGAAGTTCTGTCAGTACTGCAAGTGTTGGATTGCTGATAATAAGCCT agTGTTGAGTTCCACGAAAGAGGGAAGaaccacaaagaaaatgtgGCTGCAAAAATTTCAGAG ATTAAAAAGAAGAGCATCGACAAGGCgaagcaggaggaaaaacagtCCAAAGCATTCGCAGCGATGGAGGAGGCTGCGATGAAGGCGTATCAGGAGGATctgaagaggatggagagggaggcagcag gtTTACCACCCATAGAAACTCCAGAGCCAAGAGTGAAGCCACAGGTGAGACCTCAGGTGAAGCCACAGGGGAATCCTCAGGCCAAACCACagtcaaaaaaacagcagtttaaaGGGAGAGCTAACAAGAAGCCCAGAGAGCAAACGGCACAGCAGGTTTGGGTCGAAGGAAGGTCAGAAGATGGAAACACGTACTACTACAACACAATAACCGGAG AATCTCAATGGGAAAACCCGGAGAGTTCCCAGGGAGAAAGTTCAGCCTCTGTTCAGGCTGTACAGCCTGAG aGCTCTTCTCCTTGGATGGAAGCTGTTAGTCCTGATGGTTATACTTATTACTACAACTCAGAGACTGGAG AGTCCAGCTGGGAGAAGCCAGCAGACTTCCCCTCCAATGTGGCttctggatcagaaccaacCAAGGAGGAAGAGTGTCCGGAAGAGCCTGCAACCCCTCAGCCGGAGTCACtctcaggaggagaggagagctctAACGGGGCACCGCCATCTCAGGAGGCTGAACCTCCTGAAGAAGCCAGTCAGCAGCCCAAAGTCCCAAAGATCTCCTTCAGG aAAAGGAAAGCCGAAGCCGAGCCTgtggaacaggaggaggaggataaagcGAGTGACGACGCTCCTAAAGAAGACGccgaagagacaaaaaaagaggaaatggtCCAAAGCGTGACAGCTGAAcctgaagagaagaaagaggtgCCACAAAGTGTGACACAAGCCAAACGACCAAAAGCTACAAACCCATACGGTACCTGGGAAAAGATCCAGGAAGAGGATGATCCATA tgCCAGTGTGGACTTACAGCTGCCTCAGGTGGAAGGAAGCGCGGCCAGCGCTGCAGGCGACCTGCCGCCGGAGCCGAAACCGAAGTTCAAGGAACGCATCATCACCTCGCTGGGAGACGAAGGCGGACCGGCTTCATTcaggaaaaacaagacacagaacgGCAAAAACAGGAGCCTTCGACAGAGAGACAACGACGACTGA
- the LOC119015253 gene encoding NF-kappa-B inhibitor zeta-like, whose amino-acid sequence MLDPGGSETRALLSMGTNYMNDKGFLTSDPRPPHYFQKRNTVKELLMMKRQKWNCSQDSNNNVEHRFKIAKSDGFSPDFSPHLFEPPTQVNSSVTNEYAPENDHITRQQVQRPALQEQVSPTSEVNMTLFHWQIQQETRRVGGISPELLSAQDGDGDTCLHIAVAQGKRALAYVLATNMARCGSLDTKEHNGQTALQIAAAANQHLIVQDLLGHGAQINTRDLWGRSPLHVCAEKGHFLSLQSIWKILMKSGQPIDVEILNYDGLTPLHAAVMSHNAVVKELRHLENPCLYMTKEMVQRKRTYVECIKILLLMGASVGSKDLKSGRTCLHMAAEEANVELFNILLDQPTSLSIVNVKTFSGNTALHIVSSLQNHRSQEEAVKLLMRKGADPGTRNFENDLPSQLTPEGLTGEKVRLILKGKYCHV is encoded by the exons ATGCTGGATCCAGGAGGGAGTGAAACCAGAGCTCTTCTGTCAATGGGGACCAACTACATGAACGATAAAG GTTTTCTTACGTCTGATCCCAGGCCACCACATTATTTCCAAAAGAGAAACACCGTGAAAGAACTTCTGATGATGAAACGCCAG AAATGGAACTGCTCAcaagacagcaacaacaacgtGGAGCATAGATTTAAGATCGCAAAATCTGATGGCTTCTCCCCCGACTTCAGCCCACATCTGTTTGAACCTCCGACACAAGTAAACTCCAGTGTGACGAATGAATACGCTCCTGAAAACGATCACATCACCCGACAACAAGTGCAGCGTCCAGCTCTGCAGGAACAAGTCTCTCCAACCTCGGAGGTCAACATGACTTTATTTCACTGGCAGATACAGCAAGAGACTCGGAGGGTCGGAGGGATTTCTCCTGAGCTGCTGAGCGCCCAGGATGGAGATGGTGACAC GTGTCTTCACATCGCGGTGGCTCAAGGTAAACGTGCTCTGGCTTATGTGctcgccacaaacatggcacGATGCGGCTCGCTGGACACGAAAGAACACAATGGACAG ACCGCTCTTCAGATAGCCGCGGCCGCCAATCAGCACTTGATTGTCCAAGACCTGCTGGGACACGGAGCGCAAATCAACACCCGAGACCTCTGGGGACGCTCCccgctgcatgtgtgtgccgAGAAAGGACACTTTCTTAGTCTTCAG AGCATCTGGAAAATCCTAATGAAGAGCGGGCAACCGATCGATGTTGAAATACTCAATTATGATG GTTTAACTCCGCTTCATGCAGCAGTCATGTCTCACAACGCTGTTGTTAAAGAGCTGAGGCATCTGGAAAATCCCTGTTTGTACATGACAAAGGAGATGGTGCAGAGGAAGCGGACGTACGTTGAATGTATCAAGATTCTGCTTCTCATGGGCGCCTCCGTCGGGTCAAAG GATCTGAAAAGTGGACGGACGTGTCTTCACATGGCTGCCGAGGAGGCAAATGTGGAGCTGTTCAACATTTTACTCGACCAGCCAACTTCGCTGTCAATTGTAAACGTTAAG ACGTTCAGTGGGAACACAGCCCTGCACATCGTCAGCTCTCTGCAAAATCACAGAAGTCAAGAAGAAGCGGTGAAGCTGCTGATGAGAAAAGGGGCGGACCCCGGGACCAGGAACTTTGAGAACGACCTGCCGTCCCAGCTGACGCCTGAAGGACTCACTGGTGAAAAG gtgCGTCTGATCCTGAAAGGGAAGTATTGTCACGTTTAG